A part of Ursus arctos isolate Adak ecotype North America chromosome X, UrsArc2.0, whole genome shotgun sequence genomic DNA contains:
- the LOC113246576 gene encoding polyadenylate-binding protein 1-like 2, protein MASLYVGDLHPEVTEAMLYEKFSPAGPILSIRICRDKITRRSLGYAYVNYQQPVDAKRALETLNFDVIKGRPVRIMWSQRDPSLRKSGVGNVFIKNLGKTIDNKALYNIFSAFGNILSCKVACDEKGPKGYGFVHFQKQESAERAIDAMNGMFLNYRKIFVGRFKSHKEREAERGAWARQSTSADVKDFEEDTDEEATLR, encoded by the coding sequence ATGGCCTCGCTGTACGTGGGCGACCTGCACCCTGAAGTGACAGAGGCAATGCTGTACGAGAAGTTCAGCCCGGCCGGGCCCATCCTCTCCATCCGCATTTGCAGGGACAAGATCACCCGCCGCTCGTTGGGCTACGCGTACGTCAACTACCAGCAGCCGGTGGACGCCAAGCGGGCCCTGGAAACCCTGAACTTTGATGTCATCAAGGGCAGGCCGGTGCGGATCATGTGGTCCCAGCGGGACCCCTCGCTCCGCAAGAGTGGGGTGGGCAACGTCTTCATCAAGAACCTGGGTAAGACCATCGACAACAAGGCGCTGTACAACATCTTCTCGGCGTTTGGCAACATCCTGTCCTGCAAAGTGGCCTGCGACGAAAAGGGGCCCAAGGGCTACGGGTTTGTGCACTTCCAGAAGCAGGAGTCCGCAGAGCGGGCCATTGATGCGATGAATGGCATGTTCCTGAACTACCGCAAAATTTTCGTTGGGAGATTCAAGTCGCATAAAGAACGAGAGGCCGAAAGGGGAGCCTGGGCCAGGCAGTCCACCAGTGCTGACGTCAAGGATTTCGAGGAAGACACCGATGAGGAGGCCACCTTGCGATGA